The Thermococcus sp. genomic sequence TCCACTTTTATCGTCATGGCGACCCCTCCACGAAGAGGCACCTTCCGCAGGTTTTTCTGTAGTAATCAACGACCTCCCGCGAGAAGCCCTTCTTGACGAGCCTGCCGGCGCAGACGAAGTAGGCAAAGTCCGTTTTTCCAGCTATCTCCTCGTGGTGCGTGATTATGATGACAGTAGTTCCCGCCTTCCTGAACCGGCCCAAAAGCTCCTCGATGAGCTCGCCGGCGGTTATATCGAGACCTGAATCCGGCTCGTCTAAAATAGCGTATCTCGGCTTCAGGAGGAGGAGCGAAGCCAATTCAACCCTCTTCCTCTCGCCCCCGCTGAGGCTTTTATCAATGAACCTACCGGCGTAGAGTTCGTACGGCAGGCCGACGAGCTCAAGTACCTCCCTTATCTCGTCCTCCTCAACCTTCAGCTTCCCGCCGAGGGTGAGGTATTCCCTGACTCTTATCCCCTCGTAGCGCGCCGGCTCCTGCCAGGCCATGCTTATCCCCAATTTCGCCCTCGCGGTAACGCCAAGTTCTGTTATGTCCCTTCCATCGAGGAGAACCTGCCCTGATGTTGGCTTAAGCTCTCCCATCAAAATCCTCGCTATCGTTGACTTTCCCGCGCCGTTGGGCCCGAGTATCGAGTAGCTCATGCCCTCCCTGAAGGTCATGTTTATCCCCTGGAGGATTTTCCTGCCCTCTCTCACGTAATCAACGTTTCTCAGGCACAGCATTTTCATCAATAATCCTTCACATGAACTTAAATTTAAGATTTTCTGGACAGAACCGTCCAGAACCAACGGTTGAAAACATCAATGTTTGAAAAATATTTTAAGTGAAATTTGTCTCGGATTAAATGGAGGTGGGTGAAGATGTCAAAGGCGAATGCTCCCGTAATCGGAAAGGACGCCCTCGGGAGGGAAGTCAAGGACCTGAGCGTTATTCCTTGGTGGGGCGTTGATAGGAGGGAGATAGACTGGTATCCCAAGATCAACTACGACGTCTGCGCCGGCTGTGGAATCTGCTTCGTCACCTGCGGCAGGCGCGTTTTCGACTGGGACGTCGAGAGGAGCGTGCCCATAGTTGCAAGGCCCTACAACTGCATGGTCGGATGCAACACCTGCGCGATGCTCTGCCCGTGCAACGCCATAGAGTTTCCGCCGAAGGAGTACCTCAGGAAGTGGGTGGCGAAGGCAAAGGTTACGAAGAAGGCCT encodes the following:
- a CDS encoding ferredoxin family protein, with translation MSKANAPVIGKDALGREVKDLSVIPWWGVDRREIDWYPKINYDVCAGCGICFVTCGRRVFDWDVERSVPIVARPYNCMVGCNTCAMLCPCNAIEFPPKEYLRKWVAKAKVTKKAFEIVDRIMPKNHLSEEEITATPEQDPPRKE
- a CDS encoding ABC transporter ATP-binding protein, which produces MLCLRNVDYVREGRKILQGINMTFREGMSYSILGPNGAGKSTIARILMGELKPTSGQVLLDGRDITELGVTARAKLGISMAWQEPARYEGIRVREYLTLGGKLKVEEDEIREVLELVGLPYELYAGRFIDKSLSGGERKRVELASLLLLKPRYAILDEPDSGLDITAGELIEELLGRFRKAGTTVIIITHHEEIAGKTDFAYFVCAGRLVKKGFSREVVDYYRKTCGRCLFVEGSP